CAGGTTCAGGATGTGCCTGAGGTGTCTGTGGACCTGGTGGCTCCTGATGATGTTGAGAAACTGGAACCAGAGAAGGAGGAAGATGTTTGCACATCCCTGTCCATTCCCAAGTCCACTCCTGAGACTCTATCCATGAATGAGGTAAATcaagaagaagaaaaaatttcactatttaaaaaatactttttgaaaaaaaatgtttatacgtGTTTAATTCTTAATggaattttgttgtatttttaatcacTTTCTTCTAAATTTTCAGAAATTAGAAGAGAACGAAGATATAAATTCAATTATGGCATCAGCTGAACAACAGGCTAGTGATGTGCTGAAAAGCCAATCTCAAGCAGTCCTTGA
This genomic window from Homalodisca vitripennis isolate AUS2020 unplaced genomic scaffold, UT_GWSS_2.1 ScUCBcl_12802;HRSCAF=22708, whole genome shotgun sequence contains:
- the LOC124375046 gene encoding uncharacterized protein LOC124375046 gives rise to the protein MFTEDKLSRESSLASNPQVQDVPEVSVDLVAPDDVEKLEPEKEEDVCTSLSIPKSTPETLSMNEKLEENEDINSIMASAEQQASDVLKSQSQAVLETCENVVSMKKNAIKKIVSEENEVESKVVVTNKK